The DNA sequence GTAGTAGGTGATAAAAtttgtggaatgtgagtcctacttgtatatatatattagttttataaaaaacatattagtgtgataagttagtggaattttGGGTGTATTGccaaaagtaataaaaagtaagaatgataattaaatgtagacgaacgaaaaaagaaattggtaTCAATTAATAGTGCATAGAGGAAGTAATATgctttataattatataagagTAGACATTTTTAGCTTTTCTAGTAAAATAAGCatatttagtttttctttcGAATTCATTAAAGTTATGTCTCAATTCGTTAAAATTTAACCAATTTATCGAAGCGATGACTGAGTCGATGCATTGCCATCCTATTGAGTGTGACAATGAGCCTATGTGATTGACTGTGGTTACGACCTAAAGGCAAGGGTGGCACCACCAAGGAAGGAGGCATGTTGTAGCTCGGTGTCATTGAGGTGGGCCTTGAGTTCCATCTCAATGTTGAGCTTAATACATGTGTAGGTCTAATCTGCTCATAAATTCTTTGCCAATGAACTTAATGTTGTACTCCAGCCTTCTTtgttaatagagacatttctttttaacACGGAGTTTAAGGATAATGTGTTAAATGGatggtaaaaaaaagtatgagtaaaacaagagagatgaagagagaataaataaagtaaaagagtaATGactttttgcaaaaaatagaaataactcaattaacttgaaactttccaaaaatagaaaaatgactctattaacatggaacagAGTATACAATTGTGCctatcttttaatttactactcaccccgtcccataaaaatatgtgaacttttcatttttgtccaccctataaatatatggtcattttccatttatagaaAGTTGTCCCAACTCATTACCcgtatatattattaatttatttacaacttatatcactGGATCCACCATTACaactcattaaacactaataatgaCGTgggtctcactatccactaacactattttactatttttattatcgtctcttttattttatcaattgtgcattaattcGCGTGACATTTCAaatgcaaatatttttatgggattgaAAGATACTATCTAATATCTGTCATTATTATTCTAATATCTGCCATTATTATACACGTTATTCCTGtataaaatggtaaaaagtattAAATGTATGAACTGTTAAAAACAACCATGATGATTAACAATGGTTGAAAAAAAACATGTGTAATTTATTCGGAAAGTTCGATATCGACCAGTTTCGATTGCAACTATCTCTTCTTACTGTAACACAATATGTAACgatttattactatttgaattgtaaatttgtaatattcCCGCgtatatgattattttattttccctaTAATATACACTCTAATACACATGAAAAAACATGGCAATATTCATGTATATCGATCAATTAATGAAGAGTTATATTACTACAACGTAATATGCTTTTTTCTATAAAAGTAaacatttttagtttttatagtaaaataagcatatttgtttttctttggaatttcttaaattatgtctcacttcataataaaaatttaaagaacaACTCGGAAGAGgcataaaattgataataaataatcgCGCGGAATAGAAATAACAACTCGGAAAAggaagtaataataatattaatatctaCGAATCATATAACTCAAGTTCTTTGCAGTTTAAAATgaaagtaataataatagtaataaaattgagatgaCACAAGAGACttcaatcaaaacaaattactCAACCTCAATCATGTAAcgatttattcttattttattgtcacgaaatgatttattattattttaattgtaatattcCGTATATGATTACTTCATTTTTcctataatatatactccacatACTTTAATACACATGAAAAATCATGGCAATATTCATGTATATTGttcatataattaatgaagagttatattattataacttaatatactttattctataaaggaaaacattttaaatttaaattgtaaaataagcATATTTAGTTTATCATTGGAATTTCCTAAGTTATGTCTAacttctttttaaaaatttaaataacaagTCAGAAAAGGTATGTACATGATATtccttttataaaaaataatcacgcGGGataggaaatttttttttccttttataaaGGAAGTaacaataatatcaatatctaCTAATCATATAACTCAATTTCTCTGTATTTTAAAATGgaagtaaaaataatagtaataaaattgagatgaCAAAACagactttaattaataaaaacaaattattcaaCTCCACATTCATTATACATCAATCAACCAAGATACAAATCGCACATTAATCACTTAACATCCTAAATTAAAACACTGATAAACTGGAAAAAGGGGGGAAACAACATATGATTAATGATTAATCACTGGTTGAAAGGGTTAGGATTAGGGTTTGGGCTAGGGTTAGGATTTGGATTACGACCAGATCGAGAAGATCTAGACTGGTCGAAATCGTAAGGATACGGCAGCACCATCCCGGGATCCCACCCGAGCCCAGTCCCGTCCATCTCGCCTCCTCCTCCCGGGCTCTGGACGAGGTTCCACGGGAAGCTCTCCATTCCATCATCCTCCATCCGCGGTGGAGCCTCTTCCACCACggatggaggaggaggaggaggcaaCGTCATCATAGGCAGCGGCGGAAGGAGTGAAGGCAGCAGTGGCGGAGCAGTCTGATTGCGTTGGTGCTCAGCCGCCATCGCCTCCATCCTTGCTTTGATATCTCGGAGCGTTTGGCCGATGACAAAGCTCATCTCCGAGACGTCATGGATCTGGAGGTCGTTGAGGGAGGCTTGGCCGAGGATGCAGCGGAACATGAAGGCCTCAAGCTCTCGGCGGCTGTTTTCCTTCTGGAGACGGCGGAGCTGCTCCGTCGCCTTCTTGATCCGCTGGCGAGTGAAGCTCTCCTGGTTGACCATCTTCCGGGTCTGGTCCATGATGGAGAGCTTGCGGAAGCGGGCCAGGATGGACTGCGCTTCAAGAGGCGACGGCCATACAACCGGCACGGGGTCGTACTGGCTGTAGATGATGACGCAGGCTGGCACACCACAGAGGGTGCTCAGCTCGCTCACCTTCTTAATAAGACCCTTCTTTCGCTTCTTGTATGAAGCTTTTATCTCCGAATCATTCGTAATGTAGGCAAGGGTTACCTTCTTTCTCGTCATTGCTTTTAGGATTTAACAatgatttctttttgttgGTGAGTTTTAGGGCTCTCTTTGTGTGCATATTTATAGCGGCTGAAGAAATTGGATTCaatacaattttgaaaatttgctTTGCGTTGTCTGAGTtgttacatttattttcataacgGTTTTAGCGCGTCAGTTAATGCATTGCTGCCCTCATATATTTTATGAGGAAAAAACTTTTATTGTGATTCTCCCTTTATCCACAATTTGAAGAgtcattttgcaattttgcattGTCTATGATTTATAGAactatttacttaattttttagtatgaGGATTCCACATTCCTCTAACTTTTTACATTCACAATccaacataaaattaatattttaaatgggtctcatattctactcattttctccaattatttttctttacacCGTCAAACAAATTtgtaaaactcgtgccgattCTAAATGATTCTTTAAATGGTAGACGGTGGGAGTAATATTGGCAGCATACATGTACCATGAAATCTTGAGCCcttttttcattattcttAAAGAAAttgtacatatattttttatagtatgcCCTTTTCTAAGTAGTAACACTAATAATGAAGTGATTTTGGCTTTATGGGATGCCTCGCTGTTTAGAACTTATCGAAGTAGGTAGGTAGTTCTTTGCCTTGTCGTTTACGAACGTGGTTTGCATTTTTGCAATAGCACCTTGTCGTTTTTCGTTTTGAACTTATACTTACTACCTTCGGTAGTTTGATCCTATTTAACTACTATAAATACCTAGTAATAAAGCGCAACACCAATGTACGTATACATAGAGTATTAAATAACTGCGGATTGATGATTCCTTAACTACCAATACGAAATCGAGaacacatattttttaaaatgtcaatttttaaacaattataatttgtaatcAATATTTACAACCGGTAACCGAATTAGTGAAGTTATCGATTCACGATTCAATTGATTGGATCGATTAGTCCGCTAATAGAACTTGAATATTGTTGCaaatatatagaattaaatgttataaattatatgaaaaaaattaattgcattCCTTAATTGCATCACgcaaaattaattacattccTTAAGTTTTCATCTCTAGAAGGTCAaatgttaaattaaatttgaaattttgttataatagACATAATATATGACTGACATGGctcattaaattttgttaatgcCTAGCTGTATTGTATATTTGTATCTCTATAGTCTggatttttttagttaattccTACCCCATATATGTTTTAAGTGGAAAACATGCATTAATTATCATGATATTCGCAAGATGCACATATGAAATCTTTAGCAATTTTAGAACAAttgtacataaaattttattaagtaTATATCTTTTCTAAATAGTAACACTAAATAATAAAGTCTTTTGGCTTTATCGGGTGCCCCGTTGTTTAAGACTTATTCGAAGTAGGTTTTTGCTTTGTCTTTTTCGTATATAGTTTGTATTTACAGCAAAGGCTTGTGTATTGCCGTTTTAAACTTATACTTACTACTTTCAATAGTTATGATCTTTTAAAAACCTAATAATAAAGCGCAACACCAATATACataaacacaaattattaattggcTTAtgaatagtataaaataactGTGGATAGATGATACCTTAATTTCATATACAAAATCGAGAACACacactttttaaaatcattctttaaatttttattaaaaatttaatttccacCCCTATTTAAAAATCACATCGGTAAGCATATCAGTGAAACTATTGATTCACGGTtcagtttaaaatttttaatatttcattcaaagGATATTACATCTGATCATTTTACATTTGAATTTGTGCAAAATCAATTATGTTATTTAAGTGTATCATCTTTAGATTAACTCAAGTTTTTGGAggttaaatgataaaaataaatttgaaattttgttacaATAGACATAATAACTAACGGAACCGGCTCACAAGTTGTATTATTCGTGAAATACCCTTCTTGGTGCATAAATGATGTTGGCTCCAGGCCCCAGCCACAGGGGCGGACACACGTGAGATGAGgggagggcttaagccctcaccaaaaatttcattttcttaatttttctaCTTCTTAAATTTCTGAAAACTTCAAAAGCGATCTTCAGCCCTTACTAATTTATTGCAATAGACAACTAAAATGGTCTGAATTTGAAAGGTAAAAGGGCTGAATTgaatcaagaaaagaaaaaatacagAGGTAAAATGTTGCAAAAATGGCCGCCTGTggtggaggaagaagaagacccGGTTTTAAgacaatattattaatattagagcatctccaacaaaGAGAGGCAAATGAAAGAGGTATATTATCTGTTTACCTTCTCataaagtgaaatataccCTTTCAAAAAACAACACACTCCAAAAGGAAAAGGTATATAGGAAggtaaatcaaaattttaaaatgcattagaaaatataaagtttaatACCTTTTCAAATACCTTCCCCCTttaagaatgatttttcattaaaagaagacaaatattatagttattttaCCTCACAATTGATGGAGAGATAAAGAtacattttcaaaatagaaaaaggtataataccttctcaaatacatCTCCCCTagaagaatgatttttcataaaaaaaaaaagtaaatatggtagttatataaCTTTATCTCTTCATTTACGTCTCCCCTTGTTGTTACTCTTTGTATTACTGCAGGGAGTACAAAAGCTCAtgtgtgaaaagtgaaaatgtTGACAGCCTTAATATGAGTAGTTgttcattta is a window from the Salvia hispanica cultivar TCC Black 2014 chromosome 1, UniMelb_Shisp_WGS_1.0, whole genome shotgun sequence genome containing:
- the LOC125185573 gene encoding agamous-like MADS-box protein AGL80; this translates as MTRKKVTLAYITNDSEIKASYKKRKKGLIKKVSELSTLCGVPACVIIYSQYDPVPVVWPSPLEAQSILARFRKLSIMDQTRKMVNQESFTRQRIKKATEQLRRLQKENSRRELEAFMFRCILGQASLNDLQIHDVSEMSFVIGQTLRDIKARMEAMAAEHQRNQTAPPLLPSLLPPLPMMTLPPPPPPSVVEEAPPRMEDDGMESFPWNLVQSPGGGGEMDGTGLGWDPGMVLPYPYDFDQSRSSRSGRNPNPNPSPNPNPNPFNQ